Proteins encoded within one genomic window of Sphingomonas sp. NBWT7:
- a CDS encoding acyl-CoA dehydrogenase family protein yields the protein MSALGGALAAAQRYRDDARAALAARLDAAPIEREQRAAHGFAWVATTVAALQSVADWADRNPGEINALVARLAFQESIAQLVGGLPMGQNELFRPADLGLTAAARTLASACADLLDQDAAADRRALVNRLAAGAWPSETLHDAELDAIRDQFRRFTDAEILPHAHGWHLANDLIPDATVAKMAELGTFGVCIPENYGGLGLSKLVMCIVTEELSRGWIGAGSLGTRSEIAGELIAGSGTEAQKAEWLPRIASGEVLPTAVFTEPDVGSDLGSLQTRAHRAATDGDGDGWRIDGAKTWITHASRSDLMTLLARTLPDAKGYAGLSMLLVPKPRGTDGDPFPAPGMSGSEIEVLGYRGMREYALSFDGMAAPADALLGGEEGQGFKQLMRTFEGARIQTAARAVGVARRALELGLSYALDRQQFGRAIIHFPRVADKLAMSLVDLIAARELTYAAARAKDSGKRCDIEAGMAKLLAARAAWSNADAALQIHGGNGYALEFEISRILCDARILNIFEGAAEIQAQVIARGLVAQRN from the coding sequence ATGAGCGCGCTTGGGGGGGCACTGGCGGCGGCGCAACGCTATCGCGACGACGCCCGTGCCGCCCTCGCGGCCCGGCTCGACGCCGCGCCAATCGAGCGCGAGCAGCGCGCGGCGCACGGCTTCGCCTGGGTCGCCACCACCGTCGCCGCGCTGCAGTCGGTGGCCGACTGGGCCGACCGCAACCCCGGCGAGATCAACGCCCTCGTCGCCCGCCTCGCCTTTCAGGAAAGCATCGCCCAGCTCGTCGGCGGGCTGCCGATGGGCCAGAATGAGCTGTTCCGCCCCGCCGACCTTGGCCTCACCGCCGCCGCCCGCACGCTGGCGAGCGCCTGCGCCGACCTCCTCGATCAGGACGCCGCCGCCGATCGACGCGCATTGGTCAACCGGCTCGCCGCCGGCGCATGGCCCAGCGAGACGCTCCACGATGCCGAGCTGGACGCGATCCGCGACCAGTTCCGCCGCTTCACCGATGCCGAAATCCTACCGCACGCCCACGGCTGGCACCTCGCCAACGACCTGATCCCCGACGCCACCGTCGCCAAGATGGCCGAACTCGGCACCTTCGGCGTCTGCATCCCCGAAAATTACGGCGGCCTCGGCCTGTCGAAGCTCGTCATGTGCATCGTTACCGAGGAATTGTCGCGCGGCTGGATCGGCGCCGGCTCGCTCGGCACCCGCTCCGAAATCGCCGGTGAGCTCATCGCCGGCTCGGGCACCGAGGCGCAAAAGGCCGAGTGGCTGCCGCGCATCGCCAGCGGCGAGGTGCTGCCCACCGCCGTCTTCACCGAACCCGATGTCGGCAGCGACCTCGGCTCGCTCCAGACCCGCGCCCACCGGGCCGCCACTGATGGGGATGGCGACGGCTGGCGCATCGACGGCGCAAAGACCTGGATCACCCACGCCAGCCGCTCCGACCTCATGACCCTGCTCGCCCGCACCTTGCCGGACGCGAAGGGTTATGCCGGCCTCTCGATGCTGCTCGTCCCGAAACCGCGCGGCACCGACGGCGATCCCTTCCCTGCGCCGGGCATGTCGGGCAGCGAGATCGAGGTGCTCGGCTATCGCGGGATGCGCGAATATGCGCTCTCCTTCGACGGCATGGCCGCCCCCGCCGACGCTTTGCTCGGTGGCGAGGAGGGACAAGGCTTCAAGCAGTTGATGCGCACCTTCGAAGGCGCCCGGATTCAGACCGCCGCGCGCGCCGTCGGCGTCGCCCGCCGCGCGCTCGAACTCGGCCTCAGCTACGCGCTCGATCGCCAGCAGTTCGGCCGTGCGATTATCCACTTCCCGCGCGTCGCCGACAAACTGGCGATGAGCCTCGTCGATCTCATCGCCGCGCGCGAGCTCACCTACGCCGCCGCCCGCGCGAAGGATTCGGGCAAGCGCTGCGATATCGAGGCCGGCATGGCGAAGCTGCTCGCCGCCCGCGCCGCGTGGAGCAATGCCGATGCCGCGCTCCAGATTCACGGCGGCAACGGCTATGCGCTGGAATTCGAGATCAGCCGCATCCTGTGCGACGCGCGCATCCTAAACATCTTCGAGGGCGCGGCGGAGATTCAGGCGCAGGTGATTGCGCGCGGGCTGGTCGCACAGCGTAACTGA
- a CDS encoding acetyl-CoA C-acetyltransferase, which translates to MTPTTGLRRAAIVAPIRTAVGKFGGSLSSLTAGQLGATILKALMERTKIDPSRVDDVVFAQGYGNGEAPAIGHWAWLAAGLPIEVPGYQLDRRCGSGLQAVIDAAMMVQTGVSDVVVAGGCESMSNVEHYTTDIRKGVRAGNLTIHDRLTRGRLMSQPVERFGVISGMIETAENLAKDYDISREEADAYAVRSHQRATAAWEQGLFADELVPVSVPQKKGEPVVFDHDEGYRPDATLETLGRLRPIEGGVVTAGNASQQNDAAAACLVVAEDKLEELGLEPIAWFHSWAAAGCDPSRMGIGPVPAVERLFARNGLSWSDIDLVELNEAFAPQVLAVLKGWGWSEDDSRNEILNVNGSGISLGHPIGATGGRILANLTRELVRRDGRYGLETMCIGGGQGIAAVFERA; encoded by the coding sequence ATGACCCCCACCACCGGCCTACGCCGCGCCGCCATCGTCGCCCCGATCCGCACCGCCGTCGGCAAGTTCGGCGGCAGCCTCTCCTCGCTCACCGCGGGCCAGCTTGGCGCAACGATCCTCAAGGCGCTGATGGAGCGCACCAAGATCGACCCGAGCCGCGTCGACGACGTCGTCTTCGCGCAGGGCTATGGCAATGGCGAGGCGCCGGCGATCGGCCACTGGGCATGGCTCGCCGCCGGCCTGCCGATCGAGGTCCCCGGCTATCAGCTCGATCGCCGCTGCGGCTCGGGTCTTCAGGCCGTCATCGACGCGGCGATGATGGTGCAGACCGGCGTCAGCGACGTGGTGGTCGCCGGCGGCTGCGAGAGCATGTCCAACGTCGAACATTACACCACCGACATCCGCAAGGGCGTGCGCGCCGGCAACCTCACCATCCACGATCGCCTCACCCGCGGCCGCCTCATGTCGCAGCCGGTCGAGCGCTTCGGCGTCATCAGCGGCATGATCGAGACCGCCGAAAACCTCGCCAAGGACTACGACATCAGCCGCGAGGAGGCCGATGCCTACGCCGTCCGCTCGCACCAGCGCGCCACCGCCGCCTGGGAACAGGGCCTGTTCGCCGACGAACTCGTCCCCGTCTCGGTGCCGCAGAAGAAGGGCGAGCCCGTAGTGTTCGATCACGACGAGGGCTATCGCCCCGACGCCACGCTGGAGACGCTCGGGCGTCTGCGCCCGATCGAGGGCGGCGTCGTCACCGCCGGCAACGCCAGCCAGCAGAATGACGCCGCGGCCGCCTGCCTCGTCGTCGCCGAGGACAAGTTGGAGGAACTGGGGCTTGAGCCGATCGCCTGGTTCCACAGCTGGGCCGCGGCGGGCTGCGACCCCTCGCGCATGGGCATCGGCCCGGTCCCGGCGGTCGAGCGTCTGTTCGCCCGCAACGGCCTGTCCTGGTCCGACATCGATCTCGTCGAGCTGAACGAGGCGTTTGCGCCGCAGGTGCTCGCCGTGCTCAAGGGCTGGGGCTGGAGCGAGGACGACAGCCGCAACGAAATCCTCAACGTCAACGGCTCGGGCATTTCGCTCGGCCACCCGATCGGCGCCACCGGCGGCCGCATCCTCGCCAATCTGACCCGCGAGCTCGTCCGCCGCGACGGCCGCTATGGGCTGGAGACGATGTGCATCGGCGGCGGCCAGGGCATCGCCGCGGTCTTCGAGCGCGCCTGA